The Croceibacterium sp. TMG7-5b_MA50 genome segment TTCGAACGGTCTTGATCCGGATCGTTTTTCAGGGGAAAGGCTGTGGTCATGCAGGCCCGTATCTACAAACGACCCAAGAGCGCGATGCAAAGCGGCAAGGCGCAAACCGATCAATGGGTGTTGGACTTCGTTCCGGCAGAAGCCAAGCGGCCCGATCCGCTGATGGGCTGGGCGGGTAGTGGCGACACGCAGCAGCAGGTAACCTTGCGCTTCGCGTCACAGGAAGATGCGCAAGCCTATGCTGACAAGTACGGCATCGCGGCGATCGTGCACCCGGTCCCCCCCAAGCGGCTGAAGATCCAGGCTTACGCCGACAACTTCCGCTGATCTGCGCCGCGCCTCTATTGCGATGGCTGCGCGTCGCGGCAATCATCGTCGCGGCGTGGTGTTTGGCAAATTCTGCCAGTATCT includes the following:
- a CDS encoding ETC complex I subunit, with the translated sequence MQARIYKRPKSAMQSGKAQTDQWVLDFVPAEAKRPDPLMGWAGSGDTQQQVTLRFASQEDAQAYADKYGIAAIVHPVPPKRLKIQAYADNFR